From the genome of Variovorax sp. RA8, one region includes:
- a CDS encoding 3-hydroxybenzoate 6-monooxygenase produces the protein MSTPRQEKPSVLLVGGGIGGLAAALALARLGMPIELLEQSAAIGEIGAGLQLGPNAFAALDALGVGEAVRRGAVFTDRLVMMDAVDCSEVASVPVGEAFRARFGNPYAVSHRADLHGAIHEAVKQHPLIRFHTSAQVETVDIGEGGQHGVVAVTRDGRRFQADAIVGCDGVKSVVRSKLIGDAPRVSGHVVYRAVVPAADMPEDLRWNAPVVWAGPNCHLVHYPLRHGELYNLVVTFHSRYDEEWGVTDGSKEEVLSYFEGVHARPRQLLDRPTSWRRWSTADRDPVANWSQGPATLLGDAAHPMMQYLAQGACMALEDAVTLGAAVEASDFDLPAAFRLYASARVARTARVVLSVREMGRLYHAKGVERLVRNSLWAGRTPERFYDAVEWLYAWNPAACLADAQRAAA, from the coding sequence ATGAGCACCCCTCGACAAGAGAAGCCCTCCGTGCTGCTGGTCGGCGGCGGCATCGGCGGCCTGGCGGCAGCGCTGGCGCTGGCGCGGCTGGGCATGCCCATCGAGCTGCTGGAGCAGAGCGCCGCGATCGGCGAGATCGGCGCCGGTCTCCAGCTCGGCCCCAACGCCTTCGCCGCGCTCGACGCGCTGGGCGTCGGCGAGGCGGTGCGCCGCGGCGCGGTGTTCACCGACCGGCTGGTGATGATGGATGCGGTCGACTGCAGCGAGGTCGCCTCCGTCCCGGTCGGCGAGGCCTTCCGCGCGCGCTTCGGCAACCCCTATGCGGTGAGCCACCGCGCCGACCTGCATGGCGCGATCCACGAGGCGGTGAAGCAGCATCCGCTGATCCGCTTCCACACCTCGGCGCAGGTCGAGACGGTCGACATCGGCGAGGGCGGCCAGCACGGCGTAGTGGCGGTCACGCGCGACGGCCGGCGCTTCCAGGCCGACGCCATCGTCGGCTGCGACGGCGTCAAGTCAGTGGTGCGCAGCAAGCTGATCGGCGACGCGCCGCGCGTCTCGGGCCACGTGGTCTACCGCGCGGTGGTGCCGGCCGCCGACATGCCCGAGGACCTGCGCTGGAACGCGCCCGTGGTCTGGGCCGGCCCCAACTGCCACCTGGTCCACTATCCGCTGCGCCATGGCGAGCTGTACAACCTGGTCGTGACCTTCCACAGCCGCTACGACGAGGAATGGGGCGTGACCGACGGCAGCAAGGAGGAGGTGCTCTCCTATTTCGAGGGCGTGCATGCGCGCCCGCGCCAGTTGCTGGACCGGCCCACCTCCTGGCGCCGCTGGAGTACGGCCGACCGCGATCCGGTCGCGAACTGGAGCCAGGGCCCGGCCACGCTGCTGGGCGACGCGGCCCACCCGATGATGCAGTACCTGGCGCAGGGCGCCTGCATGGCGCTCGAGGACGCGGTGACGCTGGGCGCCGCCGTCGAGGCCAGCGACTTCGACCTGCCTGCGGCGTTCCGGCTCTATGCGTCGGCGCGCGTGGCGCGTACCGCGCGCGTCGTGCTGTCGGTGCGCGAGATGGGCCGGCTCTACCATGCCAAGGGCGTGGAGCGTCTGGTGCGCAACAGCCTGTGGGCCGGCCGCACGCCGGAACGCTTCTACGATGCCGTCGAATGGCTGTACGCGTGGAACCCCGCGGCGTGTCTTGCCGACGCGCAGCGCGCAGCGGCCTGA
- a CDS encoding fumarylacetoacetate hydrolase family protein — MSYVVTPPATVGLPIVGSSDLFPVRRVYCVGRNYAAHAREMGFDPDREPPFFFCKPNDDASVVPVPAGETVGIPYPGQTANYHYEAELVVLIGQGGRDIAVEEAAKHIYGYAVGLDMTRRDLQMRMREQGRPWEIGKAFDFSAPIGPVRRRADAGEIDSGAITLEVNGETRQKSDIRNLIWSVNEVIANLSTLFALQPGDLIFTGTPEGVGAVQRGQTMSVRIDGLDPISVRVD, encoded by the coding sequence ATGTCCTATGTCGTCACGCCGCCGGCCACCGTCGGCCTCCCCATCGTCGGATCGTCCGACCTGTTCCCGGTGCGCCGCGTCTACTGCGTCGGCCGCAACTACGCGGCCCATGCGCGCGAGATGGGCTTCGACCCCGACCGCGAGCCACCCTTCTTCTTCTGCAAGCCCAACGACGATGCCTCGGTCGTGCCGGTGCCGGCCGGCGAGACGGTGGGCATCCCCTACCCGGGCCAGACCGCCAACTACCACTACGAGGCCGAGCTGGTGGTGCTGATCGGCCAGGGCGGCCGCGACATCGCGGTGGAAGAGGCCGCGAAGCACATCTACGGCTACGCGGTCGGCCTGGACATGACGCGCCGCGACCTGCAGATGAGGATGCGCGAGCAGGGCCGGCCCTGGGAGATCGGCAAGGCCTTCGACTTCTCGGCGCCCATCGGGCCGGTGCGCAGGCGCGCGGACGCGGGCGAGATCGACAGCGGCGCGATCACGCTGGAGGTGAACGGCGAGACGCGCCAGAAGAGCGACATCCGCAACCTGATCTGGTCGGTCAACGAGGTGATCGCCAATCTCTCGACGCTGTTCGCGCTGCAGCCCGGCGACCTGATCTTCACCGGCACGCCCGAGGGCGTGGGCGCGGTACAGCGCGGCCAGACCATGAGCGTGCGCATCGACGGCCTCGATCCCATCTCCGTGCGCGTGGATTGA
- the gtdA gene encoding gentisate 1,2-dioxygenase, whose product MNTAPKAASGDAAQRRDYYERIRPLNLTPLWESLHALVPREPQTPCVPALWRYDEIRPLLMESAALITAEEAVRRVLVLENPAIPGRSSITQSLYAGLQLIMPGEIAPSHRHVQSALRFIVDGKGAYTTVGGERTTMFPGDFIITPSWAWHDHGNEGIEGVVEPVVWLDGLDIPMLRFFDAGFAENDDAKVQHVARPEGNSLARFGHNMVPVRHDHVAPTSPIFNYPYARSREALAQLQKQEAPDAWLGHKLRYVNPLTGGAPMPTIGTNLQLLPKGFAGKTHRATDGTVYSVVEGRGTAEIGGQRFDFGPRDTFVVPSWAPLRLSAAEDAVLFSFSDRPVQLAMGVLREAFLQDA is encoded by the coding sequence ATGAACACCGCCCCCAAGGCCGCGAGCGGCGACGCCGCCCAGCGCCGCGACTACTACGAACGCATCCGCCCGCTGAACCTCACGCCGCTGTGGGAATCGCTGCATGCCCTGGTGCCGCGCGAGCCGCAGACGCCCTGCGTGCCCGCGCTCTGGCGCTACGACGAGATCCGCCCGCTGCTGATGGAATCCGCCGCGCTCATCACGGCCGAGGAAGCGGTGCGCCGCGTGCTGGTGCTGGAGAACCCGGCGATCCCCGGCCGCTCCTCGATCACCCAGTCGCTCTACGCCGGCCTGCAGCTGATCATGCCCGGCGAGATCGCGCCCTCGCACCGCCATGTGCAGTCGGCGCTGCGCTTCATCGTCGATGGCAAGGGCGCCTACACCACGGTGGGCGGCGAGCGCACCACGATGTTCCCGGGCGACTTCATCATCACGCCCTCCTGGGCCTGGCACGACCACGGCAACGAGGGCATCGAGGGCGTGGTCGAGCCGGTGGTCTGGCTGGACGGCCTCGATATTCCGATGCTGCGCTTCTTCGACGCCGGCTTCGCCGAGAACGACGATGCCAAGGTGCAACACGTCGCCCGGCCCGAAGGCAACAGCCTGGCGCGCTTCGGCCACAACATGGTGCCGGTGCGGCACGACCATGTCGCGCCCACCTCGCCCATCTTCAACTACCCCTATGCGCGCAGCCGCGAGGCGTTGGCCCAACTGCAGAAGCAGGAGGCGCCCGACGCCTGGCTGGGCCACAAGCTGCGCTATGTCAATCCGCTGACCGGCGGCGCGCCGATGCCCACCATCGGCACGAACCTGCAGCTGCTGCCCAAAGGCTTTGCGGGCAAGACGCACCGCGCCACCGACGGTACGGTCTACAGCGTGGTCGAAGGGCGCGGCACGGCCGAGATCGGCGGCCAGCGCTTCGACTTCGGCCCGCGCGACACCTTCGTGGTGCCTTCGTGGGCGCCGCTGCGCCTTTCGGCCGCGGAGGACGCCGTGCTGTTCAGCTTCTCCGACCGTCCGGTGCAGCTCGCCATGGGCGTGCTGCGCGAGGCCTTCCTGCAGGACGCCTGA
- a CDS encoding LysR family transcriptional regulator, whose translation MAKLDLEWLAVFDEIYKTGSVSKAAERLGLAQAAASTMLNKLRAHFDDRLFARTAQGMLPTPYAQRMLPHVREALSQIEQAHGSRSSFDPARAQRNFRICMTDISEVVLLPGLLDHLRRNAPGVHIETEIISTDSGRRLADGEVDLAVGFMPQLDAGFYQQTLFMQNFVCLAARNHPRIGERLTRKRFEAEAHAVISSSGTGHAIVDKTIARLGLKREVVVALSSFLSVARIVAHTELVVIVPRILGEVLATQEPVKLLEPPFALPHYAVKQHWHERFHADPGNAWLRRTVADLFGTGKATALA comes from the coding sequence ATGGCCAAGCTCGATCTCGAATGGCTCGCAGTGTTCGACGAGATCTACAAGACCGGCAGCGTCTCGAAGGCCGCCGAGCGCCTCGGCCTGGCGCAGGCCGCGGCCAGCACCATGCTCAACAAGCTGCGCGCGCACTTCGACGACCGGCTGTTCGCGCGCACCGCGCAGGGCATGCTGCCCACGCCCTATGCGCAGCGCATGCTGCCGCACGTGCGCGAGGCCCTGTCGCAGATCGAACAGGCGCACGGCAGCCGCAGCAGCTTCGACCCCGCCAGGGCGCAGCGCAACTTCCGCATCTGCATGACCGACATCAGCGAGGTGGTGCTCCTGCCCGGCCTGCTCGACCACCTGCGCCGAAACGCCCCCGGCGTGCATATCGAGACCGAGATCATCTCCACCGACAGCGGCCGGCGGCTGGCCGATGGCGAGGTGGATCTTGCGGTGGGCTTCATGCCGCAGCTGGACGCGGGCTTCTACCAGCAGACGCTCTTCATGCAGAACTTCGTCTGCCTGGCGGCGCGCAACCACCCGCGCATCGGCGAGCGGCTCACACGCAAGCGCTTCGAGGCCGAGGCGCACGCGGTGATTTCGTCGTCCGGCACCGGCCACGCCATCGTGGACAAGACCATCGCGCGCCTGGGCCTGAAGCGCGAGGTGGTGGTGGCGCTGTCCAGCTTCCTGAGCGTGGCGCGTATCGTGGCCCACACCGAGCTTGTCGTGATCGTGCCGCGCATCCTCGGCGAGGTGCTGGCCACGCAGGAGCCGGTGAAGCTGCTGGAGCCGCCCTTCGCGCTGCCTCACTACGCGGTCAAGCAGCACTGGCACGAGCGCTTCCACGCCGATCCCGGCAACGCCTGGCTGCGGCGCACGGTGGCGGACCTGTTCGGGACGGGCAAGGCCACGGCCCTCGCATAA
- a CDS encoding acyl-CoA thioesterase: MTSITLRFLAEPSTVNFGGKVHGGTVMKWIDEAGYACATTWSKRYCVTVFIGSIRFHHPIMIGDLVEVDARLAYTGTSSMNIVVEVRSGDMKGGEMQKTAECLIVFVSVDSHGRPLPVSAYTPGTPEEAVLAERVRVHLTASRAASGQS; the protein is encoded by the coding sequence ATGACCAGCATCACCCTGCGCTTCCTCGCCGAGCCCAGCACCGTCAACTTCGGCGGCAAGGTCCACGGCGGCACCGTCATGAAATGGATCGACGAAGCGGGCTACGCCTGCGCGACCACCTGGTCCAAGCGCTACTGCGTGACGGTGTTCATCGGCAGCATCCGCTTCCACCATCCCATCATGATCGGCGACCTGGTCGAGGTCGACGCCCGGCTGGCCTACACCGGCACCAGCAGCATGAACATCGTGGTGGAGGTGCGCAGCGGGGACATGAAGGGCGGCGAGATGCAGAAGACGGCCGAATGCCTGATCGTCTTCGTCTCGGTCGACTCGCACGGCCGGCCGCTGCCGGTGAGCGCATACACCCCGGGCACGCCCGAGGAAGCGGTCCTGGCCGAGCGGGTGCGGGTTCATCTCACCGCCTCGCGCGCCGCGTCCGGCCAGAGCTAG
- a CDS encoding HAMP domain-containing protein, translating to MNVLDQPLATGSLEEMAILLDALTRFRKGDAEIRLPQHWTGLSGKVADVFNDVVEQNAMLAAELVRLRQVVGKQGQLKQRAALFETRGFWGESIECVNALIDDLVHPTTEVARVIGAVAQGDLSKSMALEVDGRPLEGEFLRTAKTINKMVEQLGNFSAEVTRVAREVGTEGKLGGQAKVKGVAGTWKDLTDSVNSMAGNLTDQVRNIADVTTAVAKGDLSKKIDVDVKGEFLTLRNTINTMVDQLRSFASEVTRVAREVGTEGSLGGQARVEGVSGTWKDLTDSVNSMAGNLTSQVRNIADVTKAVAAGDLSKKITVDVKGEILELKNTVNTMVDQLNSFAAEVTRVAREVGTEGKLGGQADVQGVAGTWKDLTESVNFMAGNLTSQVRNIADVTKAVAAGDLSKKITVDVKGEISELKNTINTMVDQLNSFAAEVTRVAREVGTEGKLGGQADVQGVAGTWKDLTESVNFMAGNLTSQVRNIAEVTTAVAAGDLSKKITVDVKGEISELKNTINTMVDQLSSFAAEVTRVAREVGTEGKLGGQADVQGVAGTWKDLTDSVNSMAGNLTDQVRNIADVTTAVAKGDLSKKITVAVKGEILELKNTVNTMVDQLNSFAAEVTRVAREVGTEGKLGGQADVQGVAGTWKDLTDSVNLMASNLTSQVRNIADVTKAVAAGDLSKKITVDVKGEILELKATINTMVDQLSSFAAEVTRVAREVGTEGRLGGQAQVRDVSGTWKDLTDNVNFMAGNLTGQVRGIAKVVTAVANGDLQQKLMVEAKGEIAALAETINSMTDTLATFADQVTTVAREVGVEGKLGGQAKVPGAAGTWKGLTENVNQLAANLTTQVRAIAEVATAVTQGDLTRSITVEARGEVAALKDTINEMIRNLKDTTQKNTEQDWLKTNLAKFSRMLQGQKDLLTVGQLILSELAPVVGAQQAEFYMLTTNTATPRLKLFASYASGGQAVHGKEIDLGQGLVGQCAVEKTKILLTNVPSTAFRIATGLSEGAAMDVIVLPVIFEGEVRGVLELASLERFNPSHQAFLDQLTESIGIVINTISANMRTEDLLTQSQSLAEELQSRQQELQQTNEALQEKARLLVHQNQEVERKNQEVEQARQALEEKAEQLALTSKYKSEFLANMSHELRTPLNSLLILSDQLCKNSEGNLTARQVEFAKTIHLSGNDLLMLINDILDLSKIESGTVAVELSELRLDDLQRSVERSFRHVAEAKHVDFDIRSAGPLPETIVTDVKRLQQIIKNLLSNAFKFTHQGSVAMTVSAVDSGWSADNESLNRAGRVMAFSVADTGIGISADKQQIVFEAFQQADGSTSRKYGGTGLGLAISRELARLLGGEIRLVSAPAQGSTFTLYLPQSYSLPRGARLGRPAASGPDRVAEARSEVRKPARLALPAAEPAPAPHVEPEATAELLSSLNIAEDDRDNILPGEKVLLVVENDLGFARMLLQAARRAGYKGLVSASGAGALALARDHRPMLITLDIYLPDMEGWRILERLKADLATRHIPICVVSTDDSRERAMESGAVGFLAKPLQSIDEVDAALAQLNRFVEAASRKLLVAMQPAALRDSYVAALPHGDIEIVIAESADAARRALALYDIDALATDGSLDGLGRRDVAEFVEGRPAALRQLPVLLYSPAPGDPVPGWERGPGGAVMRVADSLEALIDATAFSLHRGMARMSERERRAVEATHQASGSLAGRKVLIVDDDMRNIFALAAVLDAQGMAVVSAENGRDAIRLVKQDASIDIVLMDIMMPEMDGMQTMRELRKLPRGKQLPLVALTAKAMKGDREKCIEAGAWDYLSKPVDTAYLLMVLRGWLCK from the coding sequence ATGAACGTCCTGGACCAACCCCTCGCGACCGGGTCGCTCGAGGAAATGGCCATCCTGCTCGACGCGCTGACCCGCTTTCGCAAGGGCGACGCCGAGATCCGCCTCCCCCAGCACTGGACAGGCCTGTCCGGCAAGGTGGCCGATGTCTTCAACGACGTGGTCGAGCAGAACGCGATGCTGGCGGCCGAACTGGTCCGGCTGCGCCAGGTGGTCGGCAAGCAGGGCCAGCTCAAGCAGCGCGCGGCGCTGTTCGAGACGCGGGGCTTCTGGGGCGAGTCGATCGAGTGCGTCAACGCGCTGATCGACGACCTGGTGCATCCGACCACCGAGGTCGCGCGCGTGATCGGCGCCGTGGCCCAGGGCGACCTGTCCAAGAGCATGGCGCTGGAGGTGGACGGCCGGCCGCTGGAGGGCGAGTTCCTGCGCACCGCCAAGACCATCAACAAGATGGTGGAGCAGCTCGGCAACTTCTCCGCCGAGGTGACGCGGGTGGCGCGCGAGGTCGGCACCGAAGGCAAGCTGGGCGGCCAGGCCAAGGTCAAGGGCGTGGCCGGCACCTGGAAGGACCTGACGGACTCCGTCAACTCGATGGCCGGCAACCTGACCGACCAGGTGCGCAACATCGCCGACGTGACCACCGCCGTGGCCAAGGGCGACCTGTCCAAGAAGATCGACGTGGACGTGAAGGGCGAGTTCCTGACGCTGCGCAACACGATCAACACCATGGTCGACCAGCTTCGCTCCTTCGCCTCGGAGGTGACCCGGGTCGCCCGCGAGGTGGGCACCGAGGGTTCGCTGGGCGGCCAGGCGCGGGTCGAGGGCGTCTCGGGCACCTGGAAGGACCTGACCGATTCGGTGAACTCGATGGCCGGCAACCTGACCTCGCAGGTGCGCAACATCGCCGACGTGACCAAGGCGGTGGCCGCAGGGGACCTCTCCAAGAAGATCACGGTGGACGTGAAGGGGGAAATCCTCGAGCTGAAGAACACCGTCAACACCATGGTGGACCAGCTCAATTCCTTCGCCGCCGAAGTGACGCGGGTGGCCCGCGAGGTGGGCACCGAAGGCAAGCTGGGCGGGCAGGCCGACGTGCAGGGTGTCGCCGGCACCTGGAAGGACCTCACCGAGTCGGTCAACTTCATGGCCGGCAACCTGACCAGCCAGGTGCGCAACATCGCCGACGTGACCAAGGCGGTGGCCGCGGGCGATCTCTCCAAGAAGATCACGGTGGACGTGAAGGGCGAGATCTCCGAGCTGAAGAACACCATCAACACCATGGTGGACCAGCTCAATTCCTTCGCCGCCGAGGTGACACGCGTGGCCCGCGAGGTGGGCACCGAAGGCAAGCTGGGCGGCCAGGCCGACGTGCAGGGCGTGGCCGGCACCTGGAAGGACCTCACCGAGTCGGTCAACTTCATGGCCGGCAACCTGACCAGCCAGGTGCGCAACATCGCGGAGGTGACGACCGCGGTGGCGGCGGGCGACCTCTCCAAGAAGATCACGGTGGACGTGAAGGGCGAGATCTCCGAGCTGAAGAACACCATCAACACCATGGTGGACCAGCTCTCCTCCTTCGCAGCCGAAGTGACGCGGGTGGCGCGCGAGGTCGGCACCGAAGGCAAGCTGGGCGGCCAGGCCGACGTGCAGGGCGTGGCCGGGACCTGGAAGGACCTCACCGACTCGGTGAACTCGATGGCCGGCAACCTGACCGACCAGGTGCGCAACATTGCCGACGTGACCACCGCCGTGGCCAAGGGCGATCTCTCCAAGAAGATCACGGTGGCCGTGAAGGGCGAGATCCTGGAGCTGAAGAACACCGTCAACACCATGGTGGACCAGCTCAATTCCTTCGCCGCCGAGGTGACGCGCGTGGCCCGCGAGGTGGGCACCGAAGGCAAGCTGGGCGGCCAGGCCGATGTGCAGGGCGTGGCCGGGACCTGGAAGGACCTCACCGACTCGGTGAACCTGATGGCCTCGAACCTCACCTCGCAGGTGCGCAACATCGCCGACGTGACCAAGGCGGTGGCCGCGGGCGATCTCTCCAAGAAGATCACGGTGGACGTGAAGGGCGAGATCCTGGAGCTCAAGGCCACCATCAACACCATGGTGGACCAGCTTTCCTCCTTCGCCGCCGAGGTGACGCGGGTGGCGCGCGAGGTCGGCACCGAAGGCCGGCTGGGCGGGCAGGCCCAGGTGCGCGACGTCTCCGGCACCTGGAAGGACCTCACGGACAACGTCAACTTCATGGCCGGCAACCTGACCGGGCAGGTGCGCGGCATCGCCAAGGTGGTGACGGCCGTGGCCAATGGCGACCTGCAGCAGAAGCTGATGGTGGAAGCCAAGGGCGAGATCGCGGCCCTGGCCGAGACCATCAACAGCATGACCGACACGCTGGCCACCTTCGCCGACCAGGTGACGACGGTGGCGCGCGAGGTGGGCGTCGAGGGCAAGCTGGGCGGCCAGGCCAAGGTGCCCGGCGCCGCCGGCACCTGGAAAGGCCTGACCGAGAACGTGAACCAGCTGGCCGCCAACCTGACGACCCAGGTGCGCGCCATCGCCGAGGTGGCGACCGCCGTGACGCAGGGCGACCTGACGCGCTCCATCACGGTGGAAGCGCGCGGCGAGGTCGCGGCCCTGAAGGACACGATCAACGAGATGATCCGCAACCTGAAGGACACCACGCAGAAGAACACCGAGCAGGACTGGCTCAAGACCAACCTGGCCAAGTTCAGCCGCATGCTGCAGGGGCAGAAGGACCTGCTGACGGTGGGGCAGCTGATCCTCTCCGAGCTGGCGCCCGTGGTGGGCGCGCAGCAGGCGGAGTTCTACATGCTGACCACCAACACGGCCACGCCGCGGCTGAAGCTCTTCGCCAGCTACGCCTCGGGCGGCCAGGCGGTGCATGGCAAGGAAATCGACCTGGGCCAGGGCCTGGTCGGCCAGTGCGCCGTCGAGAAGACCAAGATCCTGCTGACCAACGTGCCGAGCACGGCCTTCCGCATCGCGACCGGCCTGTCCGAAGGCGCGGCCATGGACGTGATCGTGCTGCCGGTGATCTTCGAGGGCGAGGTGCGCGGCGTGCTGGAGCTGGCATCGCTGGAGCGCTTCAATCCTTCGCACCAGGCCTTCCTGGACCAGTTGACCGAGTCGATCGGCATCGTGATCAACACCATCTCCGCCAACATGCGCACCGAGGACCTGCTCACGCAGTCGCAGTCGCTGGCCGAGGAGCTGCAGAGCCGCCAGCAGGAGCTGCAGCAGACCAACGAGGCGCTGCAGGAGAAGGCGCGGCTGCTGGTCCACCAGAACCAGGAGGTGGAGCGCAAGAACCAGGAGGTGGAGCAGGCCCGCCAGGCGTTGGAGGAAAAAGCCGAGCAGCTCGCCCTCACCTCCAAGTACAAGTCCGAGTTCCTGGCCAACATGTCGCACGAGCTGCGCACGCCGCTCAACAGCCTGCTGATCCTGTCGGACCAGCTGTGCAAGAACAGCGAGGGCAACCTGACGGCCCGGCAGGTGGAGTTCGCCAAGACCATCCACCTCTCGGGCAACGACCTGCTGATGCTGATCAACGACATCCTGGACCTGTCGAAGATCGAATCGGGCACGGTGGCGGTGGAGCTCAGCGAACTCAGGCTGGACGACCTGCAGCGCTCGGTGGAGCGCAGCTTCCGCCACGTCGCCGAGGCCAAGCACGTGGACTTCGACATCCGTTCCGCGGGGCCGCTGCCCGAGACCATCGTGACGGACGTCAAGCGGCTGCAGCAGATCATCAAGAACCTGCTGTCCAACGCCTTCAAGTTCACGCACCAGGGCTCGGTGGCCATGACGGTGTCCGCAGTCGACAGCGGCTGGTCCGCCGACAACGAGAGCCTCAACCGCGCCGGCCGGGTCATGGCCTTCTCGGTGGCCGATACCGGCATCGGGATTTCCGCGGACAAGCAGCAGATCGTGTTCGAGGCCTTCCAGCAGGCGGACGGCTCGACCTCCCGCAAGTACGGCGGCACCGGGCTGGGCCTGGCGATCAGCCGCGAGCTGGCACGGCTGCTGGGCGGCGAGATCCGGCTGGTGAGCGCGCCCGCGCAGGGCAGCACCTTCACGCTGTACCTGCCGCAAAGCTACAGCTTGCCGCGCGGCGCCCGCCTGGGCCGCCCGGCGGCGTCCGGGCCGGACCGGGTTGCCGAGGCCCGCAGCGAGGTGCGCAAGCCGGCGCGCCTCGCGCTGCCCGCCGCCGAGCCCGCGCCCGCGCCGCATGTCGAGCCCGAGGCCACGGCCGAGTTGCTGTCCTCGCTCAACATCGCCGAAGACGATCGCGACAACATCCTGCCGGGCGAGAAGGTGCTCCTGGTCGTGGAGAACGACCTCGGCTTCGCCAGGATGCTGCTGCAGGCGGCGCGCCGCGCCGGCTACAAGGGCCTGGTGAGCGCCAGCGGCGCGGGCGCCCTGGCGCTGGCGCGCGACCACCGGCCGATGCTCATCACACTGGACATCTACCTGCCCGACATGGAGGGCTGGCGCATCCTGGAGCGCCTGAAGGCGGACCTGGCGACGCGGCACATCCCGATCTGCGTGGTCTCGACCGACGACTCGCGCGAGCGCGCGATGGAGTCCGGCGCCGTCGGCTTCCTGGCCAAGCCGCTGCAGTCGATCGACGAGGTGGACGCGGCACTGGCGCAGTTGAACCGCTTCGTCGAGGCCGCAAGCCGCAAGCTGCTGGTCGCGATGCAGCCGGCCGCCCTGCGCGACAGCTATGTCGCTGCCCTGCCCCACGGCGACATCGAGATCGTGATCGCGGAAAGCGCCGATGCGGCCCGCCGCGCGCTGGCGCTGTACGACATCGACGCGCTCGCGACCGATGGCAGCCTGGACGGCCTCGGCCGCCGGGACGTGGCCGAGTTCGTCGAGGGCCGCCCTGCGGCCCTGCGGCAGCTGCCGGTGCTCCTCTACAGCCCCGCTCCCGGCGACCCGGTGCCCGGCTGGGAGCGCGGTCCCGGCGGCGCCGTGATGCGGGTCGCCGACTCCCTGGAAGCGCTGATCGACGCTACCGCCTTCAGCCTGCATCGCGGCATGGCCCGGATGTCGGAGCGCGAGCGGCGCGCGGTGGAGGCGACGCACCAGGCCTCCGGCTCGCTGGCGGGCCGGAAGGTGCTGATCGTCGACGACGACATGCGCAACATCTTCGCGCTGGCGGCCGTGCTGGACGCCCAGGGCATGGCCGTCGTGTCGGCCGAGAACGGCCGCGACGCGATCCGCCTGGTGAAGCAGGACGCCTCCATCGACATCGTGCTGATGGACATCATGATGCCGGAGATGGACGGCATGCAGACCATGCGCGAGCTGCGCAAGCTGCCGCGCGGCAAGCAGTTGCCGCTGGTGGCGCTGACGGCCAAGGCCATGAAGGGCGACCGCGAGAAGTGCATCGAGGCCGGCGCCTGGGACTACCTGTCGAAGCCGGTCGACACGGCCTACCTGCTGATGGTCCTTCGGGGATGGCTGTGCAAATAA